cagACAGAAATAATCTCATACTGTCTTCAGTTTAGTTTGGGAAACATAGTGTAAGCATTTCAAAACGCCTGGATACTAACAGAAGAGCTTGGAAACATTGTCTATGAATTGTTGATTCACTCAGATTCTCTTgatattttgtgtgaaataaTTGCAATCATACAAAATACGTTTTGTATGCATGTACTGACAAGCGTTGTGTATTTCAAAAGAGtttatgtaatttgttgatGTCCCAAATCTGTCCAGTATTCACATTCAAAGTGTTGTGTATCTCTCAAGTCCACACAATCTGTGTAAACCACATGTATCCTGAAACACGATCCTGTTGATCCTATGCATGGACCTTCCTCTTCATGGGCCACTAGCCAAGGGACATCTTGTGCATCAGGACGTAGATTTTATACAGCAGTGCTCATTGCAGGGCAGTAGACACCAGATCAGCCATCCACTGCTTTGTTATGGTGCATGTTTCAAGTGTAGTTTGAAGAACCAGAAAGACTGTCTCACTTGCATGTTAGATGGGGCTTGGGTGAATATTATGAAATGTCCATTGAACTGTGGAATTACCTAGTGGGTGAGGCTGTGGAAATTAAGTAATCTAGTAGATATTTTTTATCTGAGTCTGTGAAAGAAAAACTTTATACATCACTGGAAAAGTATATTAAGCATATACATCTCGGGAATGGTACATAACTGAATCTTGTCAGTATTTGAAAATTAGGAGCCCTGGGGTCTTTAGTTTGTTCTCCAAAAGTACTTGAAGCAAGGGGGCTCTGATAAGAGTCCTTTATGTTCCATGCTCAATTTTGACCATTTCTAATATCAGAGTATCATCTAAAGTGGAAATTTGTTCCTCTTGTGATGTTTCATATTGATAGTCACATTTCTGTTGATGTtatgtctttgaaaatattattatgAGTGTAAAATGTGAAAAGAAAATGCATCATTGTGCTGTTATTATTAAAGTATTGATACCTTTATAGGGCAGCAAGTAATTAATATTATGCACTTCAATGGACATTTGATAATATATTAAAACAGCTTTTCTAAATCacagtcattgcagcagtatgCACATTTTGGAGGAACTGTATCATAATAATGTTGCTTTTCAGAAAAAGGCCTTCACAAGGAGTACGATTAACAGACAAATTGTGaatgttttgaattttttaaatgaaattaaatgtttacatttatcaATGTACATTATTTGGTGTAAAGTGTGCAGTAAATCATTTTTATAAATGCTGATTAGTTTGttgaaacaaaactgaaactgatGATGCTTGgtttgtgtcattttgcatGAATCTGATGTTTGCAGGTATTGCGTCACTGTGGATGTTTCGGTGTCTGAGAGTTGTCCCTTGTCTATTTCATTAATTCTGTCATTGCATGTCACTGTCTCTTGAATGTTAACTTATTATTCCTTTTCTAAATCTGTGTTCCACAGTGCTACAAATATTTAGCATAAAAATATTCAGACAGGgaactttttcatgatttttcattattgaaagatttttaaaaaaattctgTGTACTGTTTATTGTATTGAGGTTGTGTTGTAATGTGCAATATATGTGGCATGTTTATACCACGTGCTGATTGTTGATAACTAAGTCAAGGTTATGCtaaatgtgacattttatttttaacCACCTAAAGGCTAACTACACTAACTGTGGCTAATGCTTCTGTTTTTGCCAATGTTGTACCTGCCATTTCTAAGAGCAGCCTCATGGAATTATTAACACATAGTTCTTGTTTATGACAACCCCGAAAAATCAGATGATGAGGCAGACACGGACTCCATGGATGTGGAGACAGCCCCAACTCACCGGATGCCTCACGTGGAGATGGTAGCACCAACCCAGCAGGAAGGAGAGAAGAAGGAAGAAAAGATTCCAGGTTGGTTTTATGGAAAAGATTCATATGACCTggtatgtcagtttgtaatttaaaatcatattcattCAGGGGAAGCTGATATGAAATACTTGCTTGATGGTATTTAGAAATACTTTGTGGTaatggaaaaaaacaacagtCCCATGAATGAAAGTTGAGGTACGAAGGAACTGTTATGTGTCCTAATTTCCTATAGCCTCGAAATGTATGATTAGAGACTGATACTGCTGAGAAGGACTGGATTGGAATGgttgttttattcagaaaaagGTATTAGGATCTGTATAAGATGCTTTTTATGACTCCATGGAGAGGgttggttttgaaaatgtttgagtAGTACACATCCCTATTGGGAgggaataacaacattcatttgGTGTTATTCATACAATTCAACATTCATACAGTGTTAGCCTGGTTGTTGGCCTTTTCACTAATCTCTTCACTTTTGGGGATTCTCAGCACTGTAGCTGCATTTACCTTTATAAAATTTAGTGATGGTCTACATGGAAAATGTGTACAAAGCcagtcagaaaaaaatatcataagATAGGTTTCATAAATAAAGGGTACCTAAGGGAAAGGACAAATAACATTATGGATTGGATGTATAGAgtatgtctgtgatgtcattgcTATAAACTGTATATGGTTAGCAGGATTTCAATAGGAGATGAGTATTTTTGTTGGTTAAACATGAATGATACTTAGCAAGGAAGTGAAGGTTGAGATATAGGCTAATAAATTTTATCATACATAAAGTTATGCCCATTTATATGTTGCCTAGTGCGTGAGATGAgcgaggaggagaagaaagccgTAATGCTGAGTGATGACTTCCAGACATTCTTCTTCAAGTCAGCTCGTGTCATTGAGAGAGCTATGGCTGAAGATACTGATATCTTCATGGACTATTCTGGTGGAGACCGAGAAGGCAATGAAGAGTAGGTTCTACTATGGTATTAGCAGTGGGACTCTTATCCATCATTTTCTTTGCAACTTTCAGTGTAAACTCTTAATAATTGAGTTGTCATTTTATGAGAAGAGTTAATATTGCTTGGACAGGGAAAGTCAACATGTTTGAGAGGGAATACTTCATCTCATTTTCTGAAGTCGGTCAGAATTTCTGATCATAAACCTTGACTTATATTAGTTCATGAGACTGGCAAAACATCATTCCCTGACCTCTATGATTAGATATATTGAGTAACCCTATCTTTGTACCGTTTTAGTGATGCTCTAGCAGGAGAGAGGTTAAAGCTGAACagagacttctatgatgagcgCTGGTCGAAGCACCGGACCATCACCAGTCTGGACTGGTCCACACAGCATCCAGAACTCCTGGTGGCTTCCTACAATACAAATGAGGACTCGCCTCATGACCCAGATGGAGTTGCTCTTATCTGGAACATAAAGTTTAAAAAGGACTCTCCGGAATATGTCTTCCACTGTCAGGTTGGTAGCATGGCTCTGGTCTTTCTATTTTATCATTTGTACttctaaatttgttttacaagggtcatatatatgtatagtctgttgtacagaccctgaagtatatgtatccaagaaagccatgcaagtgtagaaaatgtggcaagtctagatttccatagcttctgaaaatgaagagtctcagggctccatttcattatattatttgtttttttactaagaacgttttttcagtaaatatgttcatttcagagactcgCTGTTAGTCTAATATACGTAATATCTGTGCCATCTAACAGTGTAAATACCAAGATTATTTTTATGTTTGGCAATCTGCTAGTAACattatgtattttctgtttcagtCACCAGTCATGTCCAGCTGTTTCGccaaatttcacccaaatctagTTGTGGGGGGTACATATTCTGGTCAAATTGTCTTGTGGGACAACAGAGTCAACAAGAGGACCCCAGTACAGAGGACACCCCTGTCTGCTGCAGCCCATACAGTAGGTTGACGTAGGATGTTATCTGCTTATTGTCAGATGAGTCCACACATAAGACACTCTGACTGCACGATTAATACAGCAACTACAAAACTATCCCACTAAATGTAGGCGGTAGTGGTCAGGTTAAGTGATGTAATTGATCATTAATTGTATGTTGTCATGCCATAAGCAGCTTGAATGATTACATATAGTCTGTCCGTGGCATGACTAGTCCAGCCTTACTCTTAAATTGGGCAccatatcatgaatatatatctGACTGTGTAGCATTCAATTACTTAACTCTGTAACATATCAGACTTCATGTGACCTTTTCTCCTGCCACCTGAAATTGTACAGAATAATGGAGACAGTTCTGAGAGATCATGTGGCAGATTGTTTGAAAAACTTCAAATCTAAATGAAAGGAAAGAAAACATTTCCCACAACTTCtgttactgaaaatatttttaaatagtcATATAATGCTCTTAACAACAAGTTATCTCTATTGCAGCACCCAGTGTACTGTGTGAATGTGGTAGGCACTCAAAATGCCCACAATCTCATCAGTGTGTCCACTGATGGCAAGATGTGCTCTTGGAGTCTTGACATGCTCTCCCAACCACAGGTAAGCCCTCAGAGTAGCTACCGTGATGTCATTCTTTGTCATTTATATTGGCGATAAGCTTATTAAAGCTttcgtaagcggcgactaacaggattgggtggtcagactcattacgcagatcgatgctcatactgttgatcactggattgtctggtctagacatgtaaccactgccatatagctggaatattgctgagtgtggcatataACTGAACTCGCTCACATACAAGATTGGTTTGCATCACCCTGCAGCTTTGACATTAATCTTGATTTATACAATCAGCCATACACATGCAAACATGTCACCAGTGAAAATCTGATCttaggttttgaaatattttttctgttcATTCTTCACATCATAAATTGTGTAGACTGTTGACCACATTTTGCagataaacatttttcattcttATTGTACCTGATTATATTCTATGTTAATTCTGCCCTAGCGGAATGGtctgggttttgtttttttgtttgtttgtttttttgagtAAGGTGCATCTGTTTACAGGACAGCATGGAGTTGCAACATAAACAGAGCAAGTCTGTTGCCGTTACTTCGTTCTGCTTCCTGTCTTGTGATGTCAACAACTTTGTTGTTGGAGCTGAAGACTGCACCGTTTACACTGCATGTAGACATGGAACGTGAGTAGCAGATGTAGGCCCTGAAATTCTGATTTCTCAACTATTATACTACAACAGTACATTTTTTAACAAGAGAGTAATATTCAATTTTCTCAGGTAATACTACACActagggttacctcccttggcagGCAACGCCTCTTATCTTTGCTTGGTGTAGTCTCAGATGTTAAATATGTGAACTCTTAAGAGCTACCCTTATATTTAAATTTTTGTAACAGTGTAACATGATGCGGTGGATGCTGCAGCAGGAATAATGGCTAAGgcattttatgtcattgcaTGTGAGATTGACATGACGTTTGTGAATATTTGATGCATTTGAAAGTAGATTAACTAGTATGTGGAAATAAACTTGAGTTTTCACTTTGTTTCTTGTCTTTATTAAGGTagacattttttcatttttttttttcgttACAGAAAAGCTGGGATCAATGAGGCATTCGAGGGTCACCAGGGCCCTATTACTAGCATTGATTGTCACTCGGTTCCAGGACAGATTGACTTCTCTCCATACTTCATCACATCATCTTTCGACTGGACCATCAAGTTATGGAGTATAAAGGTCAGTAATTACATTTTTCTACCAGAAATACCCTTTGGAGATTTTTGTCTTATACTAACAGTTCTGCTGGATAACTGCAACATTGCTGATGCAGTGTTAATAATTATTTAATAATTTATTCAGGCTGTATTGATCTTTTCCTTGTTTTGGTGTACAGGACCAGAAGTTCATCCACTCCTTCGAGGACAACAGTGACTATGTGTATGGGGTGCAGTGGTCTCCCATCCATCCTGCTCTTTTTGCCAGTGTAGATGGGATGGGTAGGCTTGATCTCTGGCATCTCAACAATGAGACAGAAGTAAGTCCAACTTTTGTGTTAAAGGACCACATTTTAGGGGAATTCTGTAAGATTCTGCTTTCATCAATAataattgtcattgtcatctATTATGATTGGAAAGTTATTGCTCAGGATCAGTTTACTTTTAAGACAAGGtggttcagttcagttcaaagCATCACAATACCTTGTTCCATAATATAAGCAAGGAGTCTGATGAAAGTTCCATTGCAGGTCTCTGACTTTTCATTTGACTACTGCACTTACTTTACTGACAAGGTGATCCATGAAGATCTAGGTTATAATTGATTTTGGGTAAcgcatgcttgtcataataggtgactaacgagatcaggtgttcaggcttgctgatttggttgacaagtcatcggttccccaatTGCATAGGTTGATACTAATGCTGTTGATTGTCAGGTCccaacttcattatttacagattaatggctgagagcagcgtaaaactcactgaCAAGGTATATACCTATGTGAGAAAGTGTAAAACAATGTTCAAGAATGGTTTTAACAATTTAACAATTTTAACCATGGCATCACTTGTAAAGTACTTGTGTTATAATGTTGCAGGTGCCGACAGCATCCGTGGTGGTTGATAATGTAGCCTTGAACCAGCTTAAGTGGCATCAGAGTGGCCACCATATTGGGGTTGGTGATGACCTCGGCAAAATATCCATTTTCGATGTTGGGGAGGTATGTTGCACTATTTCAAAATCTTATAGTCCTGTCTTAGTTCTTTGGCACAATGTATCCTAGTGAGTTAGCACAGGACTAAATTTTAAGAAATTCAAGATGCTGGTCTGTTGTTGGATATTATTAGATATTGAAAGAATAATAAATCTCCATCTGTTTACAGCATATAGCCAACCCGAAGTCTGACGAATGGTCACGATTTGTCCGAACACTCCAGGAACTGAAACAACATGCTCAGGAGAGGGAAGAAGACTCCACTCTTGCAGGAATGTCCACCCCACTCCGATAAATCTCACCCGCTTAACTCGAACTTGTGCAATTTCTCTGTGAACCAACATTTGGGTGCTTTGTATTGTGTTTGAGGTTCACCTCACATGACAAACCTTTGAAATAATGTCCCATGTCTGTGAACATTCAACAGAGGTCATCTGAATGTAAGAACAATGTAGGTATTGACATGCATGAGATACAAAGAAATACTTGCCCCCTAATAATgattcaagaataagaaaaatataCCAGTGCCAAGGGTAAGTTTTAAttgaacaatatatatatatataaatttgatAGAATCCAGAAATTTTTCATTTTCTCAAACTCAAGAAATGATTAGGAATTCAGTTTTTCTGTAAATACATGAACACAGGGGAAGTTTAGGTTACATGCATTTACAATGttgagagaaagagagatatTTTAGTGCTTGATGATCAATAAGTGCTGGAATCAGAAACAGTGTCTTACAGTGTCTGTGACCTTTAAATCTGAATATCTCCTGCAGTTGTGGAACAAAGGTTTCACATTGTTTCCATTTGTACCTGTATTCAGATCCAATCTTGTCTTTCAAACTACTTGCAGGTAATTCAGAATTACCATAGCTCTCTTAATTTTTTAGTGTTATTTTCTCAACCTGAATCACACATGCCTTGATAAAGTATCTTTCATATCTTTTGTTAGATGGAAAATAAATCCCTTCACAAGTTTATCTGTTTCTTACTTTGTTTACAGAATTAATGGATACTAGCCttacattattttatttatatttattagtTAATAGTTTATAAGCCTTGCTTTTGGAGTGGTGTATTTGTAAAGCAAATATGGTTCCTGTATGACATCTGgatcatgtttgaaaatgacaaaactgttGATATATATGTGCATGTCATACTTGTTACATATGTGAATAATAAACAATTAATGCtgttgtgttttctgtaatatttcAACACTGAAGGTCTAGGTGCAACAGATGAAACTAAATAGATCAGAAAGAAGTGCATCTATTTGGTGATATAGGGGTCAAACAATCCATTTCAAGGATGTAAAAACCCAGTAAGAAGGTGATGACACTTCGCAAAACTTGGTGCTTCCAGTGATAAACCATTTCGAATTGTCTCTCGACATTCCTTACAGGAATTTCTGACCCAGTCATCCCAAAATTACCCAACTATTTCCGACTGTCAAGCATCCACTCTAGTATTTGACAGTTGCAGAGTTTGGAACCAGAACTGGTTCTTCAATATACTTGGCCCTGTCTCGCATTTTGCAGGCCAGCGCCTCATGAAACTTAAGCCCAATAGTCATTTGATACACAAAGACACTGTCATACACAATTTTTTATATGTCGCATCCACATGTCCATCTCATTTAAACAAATAGTTCTTGTGTAAACTGTGGACAGAATCATCGTGAATTACAGTGTTAAGCTGTCGCTTTCTACCTTGATATTTAACCTAGTTCAGTTCTGGAAGCTGTCTCAGTTGCGATCATGTACAGTTCAATATACTTCGGATTTTATCCATCACACGTCTGACAAGCATATTTTAGAATTTCAAAATGGCAACAAAACAGGAAGTTTCCCTTGATCAAAATTTGGTTATCAAAACCTTAGTCCttctttatgtatctaaaaCAAAGAATATGTTCACTCATTTTCAATTTCACGCATTTACTGAACATGGTAGCCCAAGTTTGTTCTTATTCCTCTGAGAAGACAAGGTATGGCTGCAGCCGTCTCCTGAAGTACTCCATCAAGTCTTTGTTGCAGTCGATGGCCTCACCAGACACCTAATGCAGAGAATAAAAGATCGTGAAAGGCATTCTGAAGCTGGgcgaacatgaatacatgacatgttttttttaattgagAATTTACCTGAAGAAGGAGCAAGACAGCTCTGAAATGTAAAAAGAATGTGTTCTCAATACAAAACGTGTCATGCTGAGAGGACAAGTCTGACCAGCTACTCAGAGGATCTATGATGGCCAGCTACTACTGCATCTTTTCCATGTTAATTTTCAATAACTTTCTATAAAGTTCACTGTACCAACAACTAGGACTACACTGAAACAACCAGCAAACACTCTAGTTTATCTTAAGTTGGTCTTTCCTGTTGTCTGCCTGCATCAGTTATCACTGAACAGCATATAGGTACACATATAAAATATTATGTGGTATTTATAACTCTAAGTTATATGTCTTCAGTAttacattaatatatatattattcatcAAAATGAGTGAGAAATACTGTCATCAATTTGACCATCTTCCAAAATTCAATCTGCACCTGCTTATCCTTCATACAATTAATGATTCCACAATATAGGCTCTTTGCTGTTTTCAAAAgtaataaatttgtttttaaaatgtattttagggaataaacaacaaaaatctAAGTATGTAccagggttttttttaaatacgtGACAGTCCATGTGTCTTCTAATGTTGTAATTGAGAAAGGTGCTTCAAATGTGTTCCTAAAATTTGCTGACAAGACTAACATCtttatcattttcaaataaatatatctCTTACAATTATATAGCAACTGTACAATTAGTTGTGGTCATAGGGGCTTATCAAATATAGGCCACTGGCAACAACTGGCTGTTTGTCAGAACACAGACACAGGGAAGTTTGTTGTACAATGCTGTCAGCACCATTCCAGCCATCCCCAGCAGCCTGTCATTAGATGTAACATTATCTGAGCCAGGTAAACTCGGTGCTGACAGCAAACGCATCTGCCCCTTTGGGGTACAATTACTGACATTACTCGCATAACCCCACAATCATAATCTGGATCTATTTTAATAAAAATTGTTGCATATCTCCTGCACAAATACTAAAGAATAACATGACAGTCCAAAGATGTTAGTATCCATTGCCAGTAACTGCCCTGTGCTTCCTACCTCCAACACTGAGTATCCATTTCTTAACAGATGTCTCTTCATCATCACATACTTCCCCAGCAGACGAGGTTGTGAGGTGTGCCGGATCCTGTAGTGTTCTGGTCGCCTTATCAACAACACTAGTCTGCAACAAACAATACAGTCAGAATATAAGCACAATGATATGGTGATGACAAACGAATGATCAAAATACCAGCACCACTAGGGAGTATATAGGAGAGGTGACTAAGCCAGCAGGTGGTCTTCTCACATCTTGCTAGGAAGGATCTGCTGACCTGCTAAGAGCTGAATATGAGTTGCTAACCTTGCAGAAAATGCAAACCTGGCAGGAAATCCTAACCAGGCAGGAGATCCTAACCAGGCAGGAGCTGCTAACCTGACAGGAGCTGCTACCAGGCAAGAGCTGCTAACCAGGCAGGAGCTGCCAACCTGGCAAGAGCTGTTAACCAGGCAGGAGAtgctacgagggttggctgaaaagttctaagcctcactgtgaagaaaagttacaaagtccacgtttgtaatttatttttctacatagtccccttccaagttcacacacttttgccagcgatgctgcaaggcccgaatcccggtcaggaagaaatcttcttcagctaccctaaaaaaatcagtcacagcggaaatgacgtcatcattacttgcaaaatggcgaccggcgagttcctttttcattttggggaacaggtggaagtcagaaggagccaaatcaggtgaataaggaggatggtcaatgagttcaaagccacaatcgcggattgttgacatggccaccaccgatttgtgaacaggcgcattgtcttggtggaagaggacacctttagcgatcatccctcgtcgtttggctttgattgcttctcgccactggttcagtagatcagcatagtatctgccattgatagtttgacctttttcaagataatcaatgaacagaatacccctggaatcccaaaagactgatgccatcacctttccagctgaaggaacagacttggctttcttcggagctggtgaatctggatgcttccactgttttgactgtagttttgtttctggttgaaagtgatgtatccaggtctcatccatggttacaaatcgtgccacaaaatcatcgggatctgcttcaaaacgacgcaaattgtcaagggacgtctggaacctgacacgtttctgttctgctgtcaagagctttggcacccatcttgcagaaactttagtcattcctaattcctTGGttataatatgctcaaccctctcatgagagatgcccactacactagcaatatgtcgagtagtcaatcgtcgatcatccatcaatatatcgagcactcgcatgatgttttctggagtggttcctgttgaaggccttcctgagcgtgggtcatcatcaaggctttgtctgccatgcttaaattctgcagcccacttctttactgtggaaaatgaaagagcatcatcccctagagtggagaccatgtcagcatgtatctgtgttggggacatccctttcttttgcaagtacttgatgactgccctgtattcagttttgtccatttctgatgatttcagagggtaggtttaccaaaagagctgtagttgagataaaactattagtacgtttgtagatcttgtgtctatgattcactaaatgattgtcctcattggtggcaaacacctgtctctacctggtggggaaaaaccactcagacagaacttttcagccaaccctcgtaaccAGGCAGGAGCTGCTAACCTGGCAGGAGCTGCAAACCTGGTAGGAGCAGCAAACCTGACAGGAGCTGCTAACCAGGCAGGAGCTGCAAACCAGGCAGGAGCTGCAAACCAGGCAGGAGCTGCTAACCAGGCAGGAGATGCTAACCAGGCAGGAGATGCTAACCAGGCAGGAGATGCTAACAAATGAGTAGAAGAGCTGCTGGTGATGCAAAACAGTGATCAGGACCACTGAGAATTTTGCCTGAGCAGGAACACCTATATATAACTACTGAATGAGTCTCTCTGGTAATATAATAATACTGGGGAAAAGTTATTAGAAGAGATTACATTTTGGTGGTACCATCCAACAAACAGAAGCAGGAAAATTCACGGGTCTAGTTACTCACTTCTTGTCGCAGTTGACTCCTTCCTCCTTTACTTCAACTGGCCTCCCACCCTTCACATGGACAACAATGTCTGGAAGATCAAAGTAAATTCAGGTGGCAAAATGACCGCTTTTTCACTGTTGTGAAAAGTTTCACTAGTTTATCAAAAGTACTATGATGTGGTATGTGAATGTTTAGTCATTTGCATAGACATGGAGTAGATTTAcacaaattattttttgtttgtttaactttgaacttggcaatattccatatgTCCACAATATAGAAGTGCAGCTTGTATTATTCTATTCCTGTCAATGTAGGATttggaaatataaaaaaatcagaCATGCTACTCTGAATGTCACTCAATCCAAGAATTTGATGCGGATTGGTTGAATAACAAGAACACAAAGTCATGTATATTCCCCTCAATGGcaaaattggaaattttaaccataacttttatatttatatacttatcctatctcatgttATGCATCTTTCCTCTTCCTCTACGACCATGTGTGGAAACGTGCTATGAGCTAATATGAATCAGATCTTGCtggcctctgaccacccgactGTGCAACACAGTCAGATGATCAAGTGAAGATCTGTGCCTGACATTCTCGTCTTGGAGTTTCAAGTAAACTGTGATGCAGGCCAGGTTGGGTGGGCATTCATCACGTgtgataggataagtatataaatataaaatttatggttaaaatttccaaatttttaaacatatcctatctcacgttatgcattATGCCACAGTTGGCAGGAGGGCCGCAGATTACCCTGACAACTCTGCAAACGTGAGTACACATGACACAAGGAGGTAAGGAGAAGCACCAAGTCGAAATATGCTAACTCAATCCTTGTGATGGTTCGCTTCAAATAACCCCTGGTTTACACAGCACAAAAACTCTTGGGAATGAAAACTCTTCCCAAAATGAAGTGGTTTTCAGCCAAGGAATATTTTGACAAGGAATAGGGTGCAATTTGGCAAGTAAGCCCCACAATTTATCAGGTGACCCCAGTCATCTGGCCAATCCCTGCTTCAAAACTACTccctacaaacacacacttGAATGTGTTGAAAGAGGGAATAGCCTGGTAACTCAACTAGTTTATCGTTCAGCACCAATCTCCCTAACTTACCAAATAAGAAAAAGCAGAACACTTCGAAAACCATATAGATAATCGGAAATCAATACTTCACTGATGTAACTGTGGAGTGTCGATCATCTCTGCATGTGACTGGCCTCATAGTTTATGAAGTCATAGCTATGACAGTGCAGACATAATCTAGTTCCCGAGGTGAGTATGATCTAAGCTCAAATGAAAAAGTACCGAGATATGGATTACATCGATATCTTTAATAGGTACAGAGCAAAACTGACCGAAAGGAAGGATTGATTTATCTGCGAATGTCGGTCCATGATAATTGCTGTGCTAGGACCAAAAAGCCAAATTGATGGAGACGTTCCACATCTGTTACCAAGAGATCCCATACGGTAGTGTGAGGCGACATGGAACCAGACTGCCAAATGCATCCCTCCATGATGGCCTGGAGGGAACAATTCCTGTGAAGCGCCATGTTGGAAGCAAACACCCTGGTCTCATGAGACTTTGTCGCCGAAGTGTAGGAACGTCGCTTGCACAGCCTGTGGTGGTCCGTAGAGGCAGTTAGGGAAATCCTGATGCTCAAACCGGGCATACAGACAAATCTTCTGTGCCAT
This portion of the Haliotis asinina isolate JCU_RB_2024 chromosome 10, JCU_Hal_asi_v2, whole genome shotgun sequence genome encodes:
- the LOC137298832 gene encoding cytoplasmic dynein 1 intermediate chain 2-like isoform X6; amino-acid sequence: MADRKAELERKKARLEQMRKERIEKERIKKSQPSEDSKAKPPTDLRTETDKMLRDLGIPPAAEIISPDATAEKGLPPGAQPNKQGEITQTVAPSSSKRKVNLSMCKVSETNIPPKENVTYSKEVQTVASEPLDKDGLKGGRGPARSSPRYGSPKFVYPNMEWDDEFTDDEDESEEDEDDEADTDSMDVETAPTHRMPHVEMVAPTQQEGEKKEEKIPVREMSEEEKKAVMLSDDFQTFFFKSARVIERAMAEDTDIFMDYSGGDREGNEDDALAGERLKLNRDFYDERWSKHRTITSLDWSTQHPELLVASYNTNEDSPHDPDGVALIWNIKFKKDSPEYVFHCQSPVMSSCFAKFHPNLVVGGTYSGQIVLWDNRVNKRTPVQRTPLSAAAHTHPVYCVNVVGTQNAHNLISVSTDGKMCSWSLDMLSQPQDSMELQHKQSKSVAVTSFCFLSCDVNNFVVGAEDCTVYTACRHGTKAGINEAFEGHQGPITSIDCHSVPGQIDFSPYFITSSFDWTIKLWSIKDQKFIHSFEDNSDYVYGVQWSPIHPALFASVDGMGRLDLWHLNNETEVPTASVVVDNVALNQLKWHQSGHHIGVGDDLGKISIFDVGEHIANPKSDEWSRFVRTLQELKQHAQEREEDSTLAGMSTPLR
- the LOC137298832 gene encoding cytoplasmic dynein 1 intermediate chain 2-like isoform X15, whose product is MADRKAELERKKARLEQMRKERIEKERIKKSQPKSSSLSKDDSVQRQQSEDSKAKPPTDLRTETDKMLRDLGIPPAAEIISPDATAEKGLPPGAQPNKQGEITQTVAPSSSKRKVNLSMCKVSETNIPPKENVTYSKEVQTVASEPLDKDGLKGGRGPANDEADTDSMDVETAPTHRMPHVEMVAPTQQEGEKKEEKIPVREMSEEEKKAVMLSDDFQTFFFKSARVIERAMAEDTDIFMDYSGGDREGNEDDALAGERLKLNRDFYDERWSKHRTITSLDWSTQHPELLVASYNTNEDSPHDPDGVALIWNIKFKKDSPEYVFHCQSPVMSSCFAKFHPNLVVGGTYSGQIVLWDNRVNKRTPVQRTPLSAAAHTHPVYCVNVVGTQNAHNLISVSTDGKMCSWSLDMLSQPQDSMELQHKQSKSVAVTSFCFLSCDVNNFVVGAEDCTVYTACRHGTKAGINEAFEGHQGPITSIDCHSVPGQIDFSPYFITSSFDWTIKLWSIKDQKFIHSFEDNSDYVYGVQWSPIHPALFASVDGMGRLDLWHLNNETEVPTASVVVDNVALNQLKWHQSGHHIGVGDDLGKISIFDVGEHIANPKSDEWSRFVRTLQELKQHAQEREEDSTLAGMSTPLR
- the LOC137298832 gene encoding cytoplasmic dynein 1 intermediate chain 2-like isoform X20, which encodes MADRKAELERKKARLEQMRKERIEKERIKKSQPSEDSKAKPPTDLRTETDKMLRDLGIPPAAEIISPDATAEKGLPPGAQPNKQGEITQTVAPSSSKRKVNLSMCKVSETNIPPKENVTYSKEVQTVASEPLDKDGLKGGRGPATRGPWDYYDDEADTDSMDVETAPTHRMPHVEMVAPTQQEGEKKEEKIPVREMSEEEKKAVMLSDDFQTFFFKSARVIERAMAEDTDIFMDYSGGDREGNEDDALAGERLKLNRDFYDERWSKHRTITSLDWSTQHPELLVASYNTNEDSPHDPDGVALIWNIKFKKDSPEYVFHCQSPVMSSCFAKFHPNLVVGGTYSGQIVLWDNRVNKRTPVQRTPLSAAAHTHPVYCVNVVGTQNAHNLISVSTDGKMCSWSLDMLSQPQDSMELQHKQSKSVAVTSFCFLSCDVNNFVVGAEDCTVYTACRHGTKAGINEAFEGHQGPITSIDCHSVPGQIDFSPYFITSSFDWTIKLWSIKDQKFIHSFEDNSDYVYGVQWSPIHPALFASVDGMGRLDLWHLNNETEVPTASVVVDNVALNQLKWHQSGHHIGVGDDLGKISIFDVGEHIANPKSDEWSRFVRTLQELKQHAQEREEDSTLAGMSTPLR